A stretch of the Glycine soja cultivar W05 chromosome 13, ASM419377v2, whole genome shotgun sequence genome encodes the following:
- the LOC114380851 gene encoding uncharacterized protein LOC114380851, with the protein MEVLYTKLYDKYTRLKSNKLSDLDHLNEEQQLKFRNFSSAAEELIEYLMTEKEELLGQVHHLRTELASLRAAKDNQVADYQRLLAEETRKNEALAEEVEKLLKLRQEGACHDLNYNSKIMTVDGQFKANSNSSSIRMTRKRTRQNTLEKEARFISFENDQGNSVERESMENICKDTTSGKLLECCTKANHQSGIDLQESGHDGNWLIQVLFEYVLGMKLSIDYQTERICLSALHQSSGYSFSISWISKSPEEEAELLYHVSSLGTFERVAPEWMREDIMFSPSMYPIFFERVSRVIKLNH; encoded by the exons ATGGAGGTTCTGTACACGAAGCTCTATGACAAGTACACCAGACTCAag TCTAACAAACTCTCTGATTTGGATCACCTCAACGAAGAACAACAACTCAAATTCAGAAACTTCTCGTCCG CTGCGGAAGAGTTGATAGAGTACTTGATGACCGAAAAGGAAGAGCTTCTTGGACAAGTCCATCATTTGAGAACCGAACTCGCTTCGCTTAG GGCTGCCAAAGACAACCAGGTTGCCGATTATCAGAGGCTTTTGGCTGAGGAAACCCGCAAAA ATGAAGCTCTTGCCGAAGAAGTTGAGAAATTGCTGAAGCTTCGCCAGGAAGGAGCATGTCATGATTTAAATTATAACAGTAAGATCATGACTGTAGATGGTCAGTTTAAGGCTAACTCTAACAGCTCATCtataagaatgacaagaaaaCGTACAAGGCAAAATACTTTGGAGAAAGAAGCAAGGTTtatatcttttgaaaatgatcaaGGTAATTCTGTGGAGAGAGAGTCAATGGAAAACATTTGCAAGGACACTACTTCTGGTAAG cTGCTGGAGTGCTGTACAAAGGCTAATCATCAATCAG GCATTGATTTACAGGAAAGTGGTCATGATGGTAACTGGCTTATTCAAGTTCTTTTTGAGTATGTACTGGGCATGAAATTATCCATTGACTATCAAACCGAACGAATATGCCTTTCTGCACTGCATCAATCCAGCG GTTACTCCTTCAGTATATCGTGGATTAGCAAATCCCCTGAAGAGGAAGCAGAACTGCTGTACCATGTTTCATCTCTAGGTACATTTGAAAGAGTAGCACCAGAATGGATGAGGGAGGACATCATGTTCAGCCCTAGCATGTACCCCATATTCTTTGAAAGGGTATCTCGTGTTATCAAGTTGAACcactaa
- the LOC114382121 gene encoding uncharacterized protein LOC114382121, with translation MSARSAVTRISKSERTSWFTEDSTERNDCQSTAAATPVCFAWWKIRSKEFTALRTARSAPSCRGFVPLSLRYNFLMCQYRDKEAPKLTESGFQFLLMDTNAQLWYIIREYISNSEVALTFFLMIFFPFVF, from the exons ATGTCCGCAAGAAGCGCCGTGACACGAATCTCAAAGTCGGAGCGGACCTCGTGGTTCACCGAGGATAGCACCGAGCGCAACGACTGCCAGAGTACCGCGGCGGCGACGCCGGTGTGCTTCGCGTGGTGGAAAATCCGGTCGAAGGAGTTCACTGCCTTGCGCACGGCGCGCTCTGCGCCCTCATGTAGAGGATTCGTGCCTCTTTCGCTGCGATATAATTTTCTCATGTGCCAATACAGAGACAAAGAAGCTCCAAAATTAACTGAAAGTGGTTTCCAGTTTTTG CTGATGGATACAAATGCACAGCTTTGGTACATTATCAGAGAATATATCTCTAATTCTGAGGTagctctaactttttttttaatgatattttttccaTTTGTTTTCTAA
- the LOC114382789 gene encoding probable leucine-rich repeat receptor-like protein kinase At5g49770 — MDQQHKVIPLLLLLFQVLLVASQTDSQDYSGLNSLTESWSNKPQNWVGPDPCGSGWDGIRCSNSRITQLRLPGLNLGGQLSSAIQSLSELDTLDLSYNTGLTGTVPQEIGNLKKLKSLSLVGCGFSGRIPDSIGSLKQLTFLALNSNNFSGTIPRSLGNLSNVDWLDLAENQLEGTIPVSDDQGRPGLDLLLKAHHFHMGSNKLTGTIPEKLFNSNMILEHVLFDHNQLEGGIPRSLSTVSTLEVVRFDKNGLTGGVPANLNKLGKLSEIYLSHNSLNGSLPDFSGMNSLTYVDLSDNDFNASDIPSWVTTLPGLTTVILGQNRLGGALNLSRYSSSLQLMNLEDNEITELDPENNSPTFELRLANNPLCRESGASERSYCKVPVPNPSFYSTPTNNCLPSPCGSDQVSSPNCKCAFPYSGLLISRALSFSNFSNASYYRELEQSLMDTFRNQSIPVDSVSLSNPFRNTIDNFELTLDVFPSQTDRFNTTGVLTIAFLLSNQIYKPPEFFSPYIFKGANYEYYGGEPKGSKSSSHVGVIVGAVVAVVVFVVLAFFAGMYALRQKRRARRSAELNPFANWEQNTNSGTAPQLKGARWFSFDDLRKYTSNFSETNTIGSGGYGKVYQGNLPSGELVAIKRAAKESMQGAVEFKTEIELLSRVHHKNLVGLVGFCFEKGEQMLVYEHIPNGTLMDSLSGKSGIWMDWIRRLKVALGAARGLAYLHELADPPIIHRDIKSSNILLDHHLNAKVADFGLSKLLVDSERGHVTTQVKGTMGYLDPEYYMTQQLTEKSDVYSFGVLMLELATARRPIEQGKYIVREVMRVMDTSKDLYNLHSILDPTIMKATRPKGLEKFVMLAMRCVKEYAAERPTMAEVVKEIESMIELVGLNPNSESATTSETYVEAGVGNAQHPYREEDFSYSGIFPSTRVEPQ, encoded by the exons ATGGACCAACAACATAAAGTGATTCCTCTGCTGCTGCTTCTTTTCCAAGTTCTGCTTGTAGCATCACAGACAGATAGTCAAGATT ATTCTGGCCTAAATTCTCTTACGGAATCCTGGAGTAACAAGCCACAAAATTGGGTGGGTCCAGATCCTTGTGGCAGTGGATGGGATGGAATTCGTTGCAGCAATTCAAGAATTACCcaatt GAGACTGCCAGGCTTGAATTTGGGAGGCCAGCTGTCTTCGGCAATTCAGTCTTTATCTGAACTAGATACTCT GGATCTTTCTTACAACACAGGCTTGACAGGAACAGTTCCACAAGAAATTGGGAATTTGAAAAAGCTAAAATCCCT ATCATTGGTTGGTTGTGGTTTCTCTGGTCGTATTCCGGATTCAATAGGATCTTTAAAGCAGCTGACATTTCT AGCACTTAATTCTAATAATTTCAGTGGAACTATACCACGGTCTCTTGGCAATCTATCAAATGTTGATTGGCTTGATCTTGCTGAAAACCAGCTTGAAGGGACTATTCCTGTCTCTGATGACCAAGGAAGACCAGGCCTTGACCTTCTCCTTAAGGCACACCACTT TCATATGGGGAGCAATAAGCTCACTGGTACAATACCAGAAAAACTTTTTAACTCCAATATGATTCTCGAACACGT GCTTTTCGACCACAATCAACTAGAGGGTGGCATTCCTAGATCCCTTAGTACTGTGAGCACATTGGAAGTTGT GCGCTTTGATAAGAATGGATTAACTGGGGGAGTGCCTGCAAACTTAAACAAACTCGGAAAACTAAGTGAGAT CTATTTATCTCACAATAGTCTGAATGGCTCTCTGCCCGATTTTTCTGGAATGAATAGTCTCACCTATGT GGACCTGAGTGACAATGATTTCAATGCTTCTGATATTCCCTCATGGGTTACAACTCTGCCAGGACTAACAACAGT AATACTTGGGCAGAACCGGCTCGGTGGCGCATTAAATCTCAGTCGCTACAGCAGTAGTCTGCAACTCATGAATTTGGAAGATAATGAAATAACAGAACTTGACCCAGAAAACAACTCACCAACTTTTGAGCTAAG ACTAGCTAACAACCCACTTTGTCGTGAAAGTGGAGCTTCTGAAAGGAGTTACTGCAAAGTTCCAGTACCCAATCCCTCATTTTATTCAACACCAACAAATAATTGTTTACCTTCACCTTGCGGTTCTGATCAGGTTTCGAGCCCAAATTGTAAATGTGCATTTCCCTATTCTGGACTTCTTATATCAAGAGCTCTTAGTTTCTCAAACTTCAGTAATGCAAGTTACTATAGGGAGCTTGAGCAGTCTCTGATGGATACTTTTCGAAACCAAAGCATTCCAGTGGATTCAGTTTCTCTTAGTAACCCCTTCAGGAATACTAttgataattttgaattgaCTCTGGACGTCTTCCCTTCGCAAACCGATCGCTTCAACACAACTGGAGTTTTAACTATTGCTTTTCTGCTAAGCAACCAAATTTACAAACCCCCAGAATTCTTCTCCCCTTACATCTTCAAGGGTGCCAATTATGAATACTATGGAG GAGAACCAAAAGGATCAAAGTCATCATCACATGTAGGGGTTATAGTTGGTGCTGTAGTTGCTGTTGTGGTCTTTGTTGTTCTAGCATTCTTTGCAGGGATGTATGCCCTTCGCcagaaaagaagagcaagaagatCTGCAGAGTTGAACCCTTTTG CAAATTGGGAACAGAATACGAATAGTGGCACTGCTCCTCAGTTGAAAGGAGCACGATGGTTTTCTTTTGATGATCTAAGGAAATACACCAGCAACTTCTCAGAAACCAATACTATTGGATCTGGAGGCTATGGAaag GTTTATCAAGGAAATCTTCCCTCTGGGGAGCTGGTTGCCATCAAACGGGCTGCAAAAGAGTCTATGCAGGGTGCTGTTGAATTTAAAACTGAGATCGAACTTCTATCAAGGGTCCATCATAAGAATCTCGTCGGTCTTGTGGGTTTCTGTTTTGAGAAGGGTGAACAAATGCTGGTGTATGAGCACATTCCAAATGGCACTTTAATGGATAGTCTCTCAG GAAAGTCTGGCATCTGGATGGATTGGATAAGGAGGCTTAAAGTAGCATTAGGTGCAGCCAGGGGTCTGGCCTATCTTCATGAACTTGCTGATCCACCTATCATACACAGGGACATAAAATCAAGCAATATCCTACTTGATCATCACCTCAATGCAAAAGTTGCAGATTTTGGTCTCTCTAAACTTCTTGTTGATAGTGAAAGGGGCCATGTCACTACTCAAGTGAAAGGGACAATG GGTTACTTGGATCCTGAATATTACATGACCCAGCAGTTGACTGAAAAGAGTGATGTATATAGCTTTGGAGTGCTAATGCTAGAACTAGCAACAGCAAGAAGGCCAATAGAGCAAGGAAAGTATATTGTAAGAGAGGTAATGAGGGTAATGGACACATCAAAAGATTTATACAACCTTCATTCCATTCTAGACCCAACCATAATGAAAGCAACAAGACCAAAAGGTTTAGAAAAGTTTGTGATGTTGGCAATGAGATGCGTCAAAGAATATGCAGCAGAGAGGCCTACAATGGCTGAGGTTGTAAAAGAGATCGAGAGCATGATTGAGCTTGTTGGATTGAACCCCAATTCTGAATCAGCTACAACATCAGAAACTTATGTGGAAGCAGGTGTAGGAAATGCCCAACATCCTTACCGGGAAGAAGATTTTAGCTATAGTGGAATTTTTCCATCCACAAGGGTAGAACCCCAATAG